A single Brienomyrus brachyistius isolate T26 chromosome 11, BBRACH_0.4, whole genome shotgun sequence DNA region contains:
- the LOC125751987 gene encoding small EDRK-rich factor 2-like has translation MTRGNQRELARQKNAKKQNDMTKGKRNEDGLSAAARKQRDAEIMQQKQKKANEKQDSKAK, from the exons GGGGAAACCAGCGTGAACTGGCCCGTCAGAAGAATGCCAAGAAGCAGAACGATATGACCAAGGGCAAGAGAAATGAGGATGGTTTGTCAGCTGCTGCAAGGAAACAGAG GGATGCGGAGATAATGCAGCAGAAGCAGAAGAAAGCCAATGAGAAGCAAGATAGTAAAGCCAAATAA